A region from the Pseudomonas sp. P8_229 genome encodes:
- a CDS encoding heme utilization protein — MKTTMALKPLVFALAAVMAMAAQAGGNDHGNNGGHGHNPPPPKGPTLEELLQIGAGAGAAVLDVQNNGGNTVLNQGTQNNAGISGSLNGANGNIGANNVAGDGNQQDNAAALATADESFIFGSAVSASSATQVNSNNTVGNYSSTNTAGMNNVGNSGSGNIGVNNAAGNFNQQKNNLAIAVSGGRVAQAAAAANQSTTGLQVGNNGTQTFKKDTLTGTVAAVGVFGAVGTATIKDDDHGHGGGGYGNDDKGHGGNGGGKDQKATFEAVGAFGLAGVTTQQVLTPDGWKNPVTNTAGMTNVGNNWSGNGGFNNAAGVGNQQSNSLSIAAGCKACM; from the coding sequence ATGAAAACTACAATGGCTCTCAAACCACTGGTTTTCGCTCTTGCAGCAGTAATGGCAATGGCGGCTCAAGCAGGCGGCAACGATCATGGTAACAATGGTGGTCACGGTCACAACCCTCCTCCACCAAAAGGTCCAACCCTGGAAGAGCTGCTGCAAATCGGCGCAGGTGCCGGTGCCGCAGTGCTCGACGTGCAAAACAACGGCGGTAACACCGTCCTGAACCAGGGCACCCAGAACAACGCCGGCATCAGTGGCTCGCTCAACGGCGCCAACGGCAACATCGGTGCAAACAACGTGGCCGGTGACGGCAACCAACAAGACAACGCCGCTGCTCTGGCAACTGCTGACGAAAGCTTCATCTTCGGCTCTGCGGTGTCCGCTTCCAGCGCCACTCAAGTCAACAGCAACAACACCGTTGGCAACTACTCCAGCACCAACACTGCCGGCATGAACAACGTCGGCAACAGTGGCTCGGGTAACATCGGCGTGAACAACGCTGCCGGCAACTTCAACCAACAGAAAAACAACCTGGCAATCGCTGTGTCCGGTGGTCGTGTAGCGCAAGCCGCTGCTGCTGCCAACCAAAGCACTACCGGTCTGCAAGTCGGCAACAACGGCACTCAGACCTTCAAGAAAGATACCCTCACTGGCACTGTCGCCGCCGTCGGCGTATTCGGCGCCGTTGGCACAGCCACCATCAAAGATGACGATCACGGTCACGGCGGTGGCGGTTACGGCAACGACGACAAAGGTCATGGCGGCAATGGTGGTGGCAAAGATCAAAAAGCTACCTTCGAAGCTGTGGGTGCCTTCGGTCTGGCTGGTGTAACCACTCAACAAGTGCTGACCCCAGACGGCTGGAAAAACCCTGTCACCAACACTGCAGGCATGACCAACGTAGGCAACAACTGGTCGGGTAACGGTGGCTTCAACAACGCCGCCGGTGTTGGCAACCAACAAAGCAACTCGCTGTCCATCGCTGCAGGTTGCAAAGCCTGCATGTAA
- a CDS encoding C39 family peptidase → MRKTAFIALLCLSGLTQAAQMPVAALPGGVLVYKNVQSIRERKFADIVEQKTDFSCGAAALATVLRQAYWLDVDEEHIIKGMLVNSDQDLVRTQGFSMLDMKRYIESIGMRARGYKIPPEKLDDVTIPVVVLMEIRGYKHFVVLQRSDKNWVYIGDPVLGHKRYAHDDFVKGWNGIVFAIVGPGYDKTNALRSPPAPLTAKNKLDSFNPVKDAELMDFGFIQSDFF, encoded by the coding sequence ATGCGTAAGACTGCCTTTATCGCCCTGCTTTGCCTGTCCGGCCTGACTCAGGCTGCCCAGATGCCCGTCGCTGCCCTGCCCGGCGGCGTACTCGTCTACAAGAACGTGCAAAGCATCCGTGAACGCAAGTTTGCCGACATCGTCGAACAAAAAACCGATTTCAGCTGCGGCGCTGCCGCACTGGCCACGGTTCTGCGCCAGGCCTATTGGCTTGACGTCGATGAGGAGCACATCATCAAAGGCATGCTGGTCAACTCTGACCAGGACCTTGTTCGCACTCAGGGTTTTTCCATGCTGGACATGAAGCGCTACATAGAAAGCATCGGCATGCGCGCCAGGGGTTACAAGATACCGCCGGAAAAGCTCGACGATGTCACGATCCCGGTGGTGGTACTGATGGAAATTCGCGGCTACAAGCATTTCGTGGTGCTGCAGCGCTCGGACAAGAATTGGGTTTACATCGGAGACCCGGTTCTCGGTCACAAACGCTACGCCCATGATGACTTTGTCAAAGGCTGGAACGGCATTGTCTTCGCCATCGTCGGCCCCGGATACGACAAAACCAATGCACTTCGCAGTCCTCCGGCACCGCTGACCGCCAAGAACAAGCTCGACTCTTTCAACCCTGTCAAAGATGCTGAATTGATGGACTTCGGGTTCATACAGAGCGACTTCTTTTAA